From a single Nymphaea colorata isolate Beijing-Zhang1983 chromosome 4, ASM883128v2, whole genome shotgun sequence genomic region:
- the LOC116253450 gene encoding FRIGIDA-like protein 3 has product MADSEPVLSRIESTSSMIEQLRKAFGDLETHRGASLNCKLQWEELQEHFYSIESSLKKRFDELEKKEMEFEAKATETRESLKQREAAVAAKEEASLDRLQVLKDSAVAEIGEACSKYKKASSPKPADTSANSECKVNSYSNGELNAPLSGTEENLPDSPSGSAPAETAEVKPRPQLKQLCEEMDAIGLLNFISENRKVLAAIREEVPVALKSATNPAQLVLDSLEGFYPPGQTTPPGDKRDGALLGLRRSCVLLLESLAPLSIGTTPDADHPVITPGIKQQAKAIADEWKPKLADVDADAANGNSLEVQAFLQLLATFNISSDFDEDELCKLVLAVSRRKQTPELCHALGLVHKMPGVIESLVNSGRQIDAVNFIYSFQLTESFPPVPLLKTYLKDVRRNSQGKGGNAGPGAAQNDGNAKELAALRAIMKCIEEHKLEAEYPLDPLQKRVAQLDKAKADKKRMGEAAKPQPKRSRANTGGHGHWMGVAGPNRAADVADRGAYNNSGPDNRYMYPSATGYNYQVQAGYNAISQARYDQQTSHARPYLYQESVVAAPAAPYSATTTGYGGVYMGNGLQSSHLPPTYL; this is encoded by the exons ATGGCTGATTCAGAACCAGTCCTCTCACGTATTGAATCCACAAGTTCAATGATCGAGCAGCTCCGCAAGGCATTTGGTGATCTGGAGACTCACAGAGGTGCTTCCTTAAACTGCAAACTGCAGTGGGAGGAGCTACAGGAACACTTCTATAGCATTGAAAGTTCATTAAAGAAGAGATTTGATGAACTAGAGAAGAAGGAGATGGAATTTGAAGCCAAGGCAACTGAAACCCGTGAATCTCTCAAGCAGAGAGAAGCAGCCGTTGCTGCCAAGGAAGAGGCTTCATTAGATCGCTTGCAGGTGCTGAAGGACTCGGCTGTTGCTGAGATTGGGGAGGCATGCAGCAAGTACAAAAAGGCATCATCCCCAAAACCTGCAGATACTTCTGCCAATTCCGAATGCAAGGTAAATAGCTATTCCAATGGCGAACTCAATGCACCATTATCTGGTACAGAGGAGAATTTGCCTGATAGCCCAAGCGGGTCTGCACCTGCTGAAACTGCTGAAGTTAAGCCCCGTCCTCAGTTGAAGCAATTATGCGAAGAGATGGATGCAATAGGgcttttgaatttcatttcggAGAACCGGAAAGTTCTTGCTGCAATACGTGAGGAGGTTCCAGTTGCCCTGAAAAGTGCAACCAATCCAGCACAGTTGGTGCTGGATTCACTGGAGGGGTTTTACCCTCCAGGTCAAACAACCCCTCCGGGGGATAAGAGGGATGGTGCCCTTTTGGGTTTGAGAAGGTCTTGTGTTCTGTTGTTGGAGTCACTGGCTCCCCTTTCAATAGGAACTACACCAGATGCAGATCACCCTGTGATCACCCCTGGAATTAAACAGCAAGCGAAGGCAATTGCTGATGAATGGAAGCCCAAATTGGCTGATGTGGATGCTGATGCTGCCAATGGCAATTCATTGGAAGTGCAGGCATTCCTGCAGCTACTCGCTACTTTTAATATTTCTTCAGATTTTGATGAAGATGAACTATGCAAGCTTGTACTTGCAGTTTCCCGTCGCAAGCAAACACCTGAGCTCTGCCATGCTCTTGGACTTGTACACAAAATGCCAG GTGTCATTGAATCACTTGTAAATAGTGGGAGGCAGATTGATGCTGTCAACTTTATATACTCCTTCCAGCTTACAGAGAGCTTCCCACCTGTACCTCTTCTAAAGACATATTTGAAGGATGTGAGGAGAAATTCACAAGGGAAGGGTGGAAATGCTGGTCCAGGTGCTGCTCAG AATGACGGCAATGCAAAAGAGTTGGCTGCTTTGAGAGCCATAATGAAGTGTATTGAAGAACACAAACTGGAGGCAGAGTACCCACTTGACCCCCTTCAGAAACGGGTGGCACAGTTGGACAAAGCAAAAGCCGATAAGAAAAGGATGGGTGAAGCAGCAAAGCCCCAACCGAAGCGGTCTCGGGCCAACACTGGTGGCCATGGACATTGGATGGGCGTGGCTGGTCCTAATAGAGCGGCCGATGTAGCTGACAGAGGTGCATACAATAATAGTGGGCCAGATAATAGGTACATGTATCCATCGGCAACTGGGTACAACTACCAGGTACAAGCTGGTTACAATGCCATAAGCCAAGCTCGTTACGATCAGCAAACAAGCCATGCAAGGCCTTATCTTTATCAAGAAAGTGTGGTGGCAGCTCCTGCTGCGCCTTACAGTGCCACCACAACCGGTTATGGTGGAGTTTATATGGGCAATGGACTGCAGTCTTCTCACCTTCCTCCTACATATCTTTAA